In the genome of Candidatus Baltobacteraceae bacterium, the window TCCTCGCTAGCGGGCGGATCCATCATCTGACACTACGCAAGGTCGGTTCACGCTACGTCATGGATCAAAGTCCCGGCTGACGGATGGGGGCTGTCCCGACTACGCTTCGCGGAGCCTGTCCTGAGCGAGCGCAGCGAGTCGAAGGGCTCAGGATGACAAAGCGCCTACGGGATGACAAAGGGGGGACAGCACCGTGAACGATATTACCGGCCCGTGGCATGATCTCGACCTCTCGCGCTGGGCGCCCACCAAGCAGTCGTTGCATTTGGTCGCGCAGATGCTCGGCAAGGTACGGCTAGCGCTTTCGCCGCCGCAGCCGAATTGGATGTTTACCGCGCTGTATCTCACGCCGCGCGGATTGACCACGGGGTCGATCCCGTGCGACTACTCGTCGATCGAGTGCGTGCTGGACGTTCACGATTCGAGCATCGTAATTCTCAAGAGCGACGGGTGCACGCGGACGATTCCGTTGTTGCCGCCGCGCGCCGCGGCCGAGGTCTACGCCGAGCTTTCGGCGGCCTTGAAAGAGCTGAACGTGGAGTGCTACATCCCGCCGGTGCCGCAGGAAGTCCCCGACACGACGCCCCTGAACGAAGACCGCCGGGTACGCGACTACGATCCTCGCGCCGCGCTGCGCTGGTTTGAGACCTTCACCGCGGTGACGGGAGTCTTCGAGCGCTGGCGCAGCCGCTTCTTCGGACGAAACGGGATCCAACTGTGGTGGGGCGCGTTTGACGTATCGTTGATGCTCTTCAGTGGAGAGCACGTGGCGCCGCCGACGGATCGGGGGTACTTGATGAAGTACGACCTCGATGCGGAGCTGATGAACGTTGGGCTGTATCTCGGCGATGAGAAGACGGCGCCGTTCTTCTACGGCTACATCTATCCCGAACCGAACGGCGCGCCGTCGTTGCCGATTCACCCCCCGAGCGCATCCTGGTCGGTGCAGTTACACGAATGGGTGCTTCCGTACGGCGAGGTTCGCGCATCGAGCGATCCGGAGGCGGCGATTCGCGCGTTCATCGATGCGATCTACGCGCAGTGCTTCGATGCGGCGCGATGGAAGCGGGATGCGCATACCTACGATCCGCCGAAAACGTACGTTTGGGGGAAATAGCTAACTTCGGCGCGCATGGAGCGTTGATGC includes:
- a CDS encoding DUF5996 family protein, which translates into the protein MNDITGPWHDLDLSRWAPTKQSLHLVAQMLGKVRLALSPPQPNWMFTALYLTPRGLTTGSIPCDYSSIECVLDVHDSSIVILKSDGCTRTIPLLPPRAAAEVYAELSAALKELNVECYIPPVPQEVPDTTPLNEDRRVRDYDPRAALRWFETFTAVTGVFERWRSRFFGRNGIQLWWGAFDVSLMLFSGEHVAPPTDRGYLMKYDLDAELMNVGLYLGDEKTAPFFYGYIYPEPNGAPSLPIHPPSASWSVQLHEWVLPYGEVRASSDPEAAIRAFIDAIYAQCFDAARWKRDAHTYDPPKTYVWGK